In Candidatus Saccharimonadales bacterium, the genomic window AATCTCAAACTATACGCAAAGCATAAATACTATTGACAAAACAATGTAAACAATGTAATATAGTAAAAATATAAGTTTGAAATAATGAGTATATACATAGACTATCCTCACCAGGAAGCACCATCCAGATATATAAATGATCTAGGATCGGATGCTGAACTAACAGCTTATGGCCTTTTACGAACTCCAGGAGAACATATGCAACCTAATGATTGGAATAAAAGCAGTGGCGGCGAGTCATTCGTCTCTAAGGATGACCTAGCAAAAGATCCTGTTGAACTTGCTCATATACGATCTATGCATATGGCAAAATCAGTTGTCGATTCGTTATGTGAAATTGCTGATCCCAATACCCCTAAATCGGACGAAGAAAAATTTTATTTCAGTCTCGATAACGAAGTACATCGCCAAGCCTATAAACTAGTCAGGTCGGAATTTGGTTTACCTGTTGACGGTGAACCCGAACGCGGACGTGTATTTGATTTTGATTCAGCTGTCGTGGTATCCGAACCGGTTAATTATGGTCAACGAGAACTGCATGATAGTCCGTATGCGGATTTAGAAGGCAAAGTCTTTGGTGTCAATCTTCGTGTAACTCATAAGCGACACAAACACTAAGTTAACGTGAATATTGCTTTTAGGTCTAAAAATTTTGACTAATCGAGCTGTTGCAGCTTGAACTGCGTATACCGCTCGGCGGCCAGCCGCGTTAGCGCTTCGTCTTCGCCTTGATTGACGAATTTCATGGCTTCGGCGATCACGGGATGTATCTCCGCGACTTTGGCGTGCATTTCCTGGACGAGTTTTCGGTAGCCAGGATGTCCCTGCGGACTGGTACGTAGTTCATGCAGATGGAAGGCTTCGCGGGCATTGTAGGTAACTTTCCAACGCATTTTGTGCCCGAGAAGCGTAGCATATTGGGCTTCAAGGTTATGGCCAGCGGCTTGCAGCATACTGTGCAGTTTCAGGCTAATTTCAAAGCATTGCTCAAAATCGTCTACCAGGTCTGCTTGCTCGATCAAAGATGGCGTTTCAAAGCCATAGCGCGGCGTCAGTTCCTGCCATTCCAGATCGTCAACCATACGGTGCCGCTGCAAATCCCGGAAAATACCATAATCGCAGACCAGATCCCAGCTGTAATGTATCTTTTCGAGAGCTCTGCCGGGTTTGTGCCGGCGATTAAGTCGTTCGCCAAAATAGGTATGCATGACTTTGATCTTTTGTTCGTACGGCCAACTGGCAACAGTTTTTTTGATGTCACTCAGCGGAAGGTGGCTGTGCTCGTAGAGCATGTCGGCCACAATGTCGACTTCGTTTCGTGGCCAGACGTCAGTCAGCTGGACAGCAGCCGGATTGCCGTCAGCGTGTTGACCTGATAAGTATGCGGTAGCGAGATCGGCAACAGCGTCAGCTGTCGTTGCCCGGTACGCAATGGTAGCTCCCCCGCGGTCAGGCAGGTCGGCTCGTTCTAGAAATGACGGAATAACTTTGCGGGCTTCATCGAGAATTTTCTGACCAGTACTACGGGCTTCTGCAAATGGGTCACTCTGCAAATGCATAATCAGGCTCTCGAGCGCTTGGCCGGAAGCGTATATCCCGACAGTTGATGTCGTCGCGACTGGTAATACCGACCGGACGGCGTCACAGGCCTGGGCGCGCGTCGCACCGTTCCAAGCCATATCCCGATCGGCTTCCGGCGTGTCAGAATGGCTACGGACATAATCGGTCAGTGTATGAACCATGCTAGAGTATAGGTCGAAAATGGCATCCATATGTAGTATGTAGTCACTGCGTATCTGCTCACTCAGTGTTTCGGGCACGAAATATTTATAGCTACCATCTCTCGTTTTATGATCGTAATATATATAACGCGTCGATTGCTCCAGATAGGCGCCGAGGCGTCCCCATTGCAATTTTTTAGTCAGGATATTTGATGCATTTTCAACCACCAAATGCTGGCCAACAAGCTGCTGCACTGAATCATCCCCGTATGCAGTAATGACGCGCTGGATCAGTTTATCGTCTTTGTCCATTTTACCGGCAAATTCATCGAGTAGTATAACCCGCATATCATCGCCGCGCCGGGACAAGCGTGCCATCGCAGCTGCAGCTGTCAGGCTGCTCAGCTGCGATTTCGTGGCGTAGACGGGTCCGTCGACATTGGTAAGCATCTGGTCTAACCACGCATCTCCGTCGGGCGTTACCGTATAGCTGCCATTAGCGTTTTTTGATACTAATGGTGTATCTGTCGCTA contains:
- the tmk gene encoding dTMP kinase; translation: MNDAATPNKRGRYIVLEGPEGVGKTTQILELSRRLQIAGLPVRVLREPDSQSDLTARAIRQLTQDPRYPMNTRTEVLLYNAARAQSLQIIKNSVDQGLICIVDRNYLTTLAIQYYGRGDVPDYHTINNIINFAVDGMEPDLCIVMDAPAEVLHARAQGRGNGERFDNLDLGFLERVRTGYLWEAKQRNLPVIDAQGTSEVISETIWRLVANSLAKHTAPAPSVAAVAPSASASVSAQPDPATAAPTSTGDTAARDIPPKNDETTDYIVEKNTTNEQSIATDTPLVSKNANGSYTVTPDGDAWLDQMLTNVDGPVYATKSQLSSLTAAAAMARLSRRGDDMRVILLDEFAGKMDKDDKLIQRVITAYGDDSVQQLVGQHLVVENASNILTKKLQWGRLGAYLEQSTRYIYYDHKTRDGSYKYFVPETLSEQIRSDYILHMDAIFDLYSSMVHTLTDYVRSHSDTPEADRDMAWNGATRAQACDAVRSVLPVATTSTVGIYASGQALESLIMHLQSDPFAEARSTGQKILDEARKVIPSFLERADLPDRGGATIAYRATTADAVADLATAYLSGQHADGNPAAVQLTDVWPRNEVDIVADMLYEHSHLPLSDIKKTVASWPYEQKIKVMHTYFGERLNRRHKPGRALEKIHYSWDLVCDYGIFRDLQRHRMVDDLEWQELTPRYGFETPSLIEQADLVDDFEQCFEISLKLHSMLQAAGHNLEAQYATLLGHKMRWKVTYNAREAFHLHELRTSPQGHPGYRKLVQEMHAKVAEIHPVIAEAMKFVNQGEDEALTRLAAERYTQFKLQQLD